Part of the Notamacropus eugenii isolate mMacEug1 chromosome 5, mMacEug1.pri_v2, whole genome shotgun sequence genome is shown below.
ctcccttcccgagatggcatacaattttgtataggttctatacatacattcgtatttaatacattttcagtatagtcatgttgtatagaagaattaaaatgaatggaagaaatcatataacaaaccaaatcataatacaaaagaaaatgatctgctacattctgcaattgaattccaaagttctttctctgggtgtggaaggcattttgcctcaaaagaccattgcaatgaagttgcaagtctaccagaaaaaaatctctcacacactgtggtcattgctgtgcacaaaattctcctagTTATGCTCATTTAGcacagcatcagatcatataagtctttccagccctctctggtcttcctgttcatcatttcttgtagcacaatagtattccaatacattcatataccataatttattcagccattccccaaaggatataaacaagcagttttcagaggaagaaattaaagatatctataatcatattaaaaaatgctcttaaatcactattgattagagagatgcaaatcaaagcaactctgagataccacatcactcctatcagattggctaacatgacaggatagttagatgataaatgttggagaagacgtgggagtgttggaacactagctcattgttgatggagctgtgagctgatccaaatattctggagagtaatttcagcattttttcatatgattatagatacctttaatttcttcctctgaaaactgcctgtccacatcctttggccatttatcaattgaggaatgacttgtattctctatatatttgagttctctatatattttaggaatgatGCCATTATCACacacactagttgcaaaaattcttccccagttttctgcttccctcctaatcttggttgcatttgacttagttgtgcaaaaagttttcagttttatgtaatcaaaattacccattttgcacttcataattctttctatctcttctttagtcaacaatttttcccttctccataaatctgataaatgcactaattcttgctcccttaatttgtttatagtgttaatctttatacctagatactgtacccatttggactttgttcttgtgCACGTTGTCGCATTGGTCTCGGCCTAGTTTTGCCACACTTCTAtcgagttttcccagcaatttttgtcaaacagtgaattcttattccagaaactggggtccttggatttatcaaacattagactgctatattcgttgactactgtgtcttgagtacctagcatattccacttgtctacccttctgtctcttagccagtaccaagtgtttttgataattgctaccttataatacaatttgagatctggtagagctaggttaccttccctagcattattttttttttttcattagtcctcttgctattctggaccttttgttcttccagatgaattttaatattattttttcaagctctcgaaaataattatcagatataTTGATTGGTATGGCcctaaaaaagtaaattaatttacctagaattgccatttttattatattggctcagcctacccacgagcaactgatatttttccacttacttagatctgactttatttgtcttgtagttgtgttcacattgtccctggatttgttttggctggtaaattcccaaatattttatagtgtctaccctagctttaaatgggatttctttttctatctcttgctattgggctttgtaatacatagaaatgcagaagatttgtgtgggtttattttgtaacctgcaactttgccaaagttgtttattatttgaagtagttttttacttgaatctctgggattctctaagtatatcatcatatcatctgcaaagagtgataacttagtttctttgcctattctaattccttcaatttctttagcATCTCTaaacagctaacatttccagtaccatattgaatgatagtggtgataatggacatccttttttcaccttgatcttattggaaatgcatctaacttatctcgATGGCATATGATACTTGATgagggttttagatagatattgcttattatttaatggaaagttcccttttttCCTATGATcgctagtgtttttaataggaatgggtgttgtattttatcaaaacctttgtttgcttcttctgagataatcatgtagtttctgcTAGGTTTGTtgttatgatcaataatgctaatagttttcctagtattgaaccagccatgtattcttggtatgaatcctacttgatcatactGTATTATTcccatgataagttgctgtattctttttgataatattttatttaaaagtttgccATCTATgctcattagagaaattgatctataattttctttccgtgttttgtctctccctggtttaggtatgaaaaccgtatttctattataaaaaaatttggtgggactccttcctcaattttcccaaatagtctgtatagtattggaattaactgttctttgaatatttgatagaattcacttgtaaatccatccagccctggagatttttccccaGGGAGCTGATCGATGGctggttcaatttctttttctgagatggagttgtttaagtattcaaattcctcttctgttaacctgagcaatttacatatttttttgaaaaataatcatttatctcatttagtttgtggaatttatgggcatataattgggcaaagtaatttctaactattgttttaatttcctcctcattgaaggtgagttcctccctttcatttttgatattggtaatttgattttcttctttcttttttttaaatcaaattgaccaaagctttatcaattttatgtgttttttttcataaaaccagctcttactTTTAcgtattagttcaatggttttcttaatttcaatttaattaatctctcctttggttttcagtatttctaatttggtatttatttggggattttcaatttgttctttttctagctttgtcaGCTGCATGCCTGATTtattgttctcctctttctctattttattcatgtaggcattcagagatacaaagcttctcctaagaactgcttttgcagtatctcataataTTTGGTacgttttctcattattgtcattttcttgaatgaattgGTTGATTGTCTCTATTATTTGTTGCTTAACGTACtcatttaggattagattatttagtttccaattaatttttggtctatctttccgtagccttttattacatatgatttttattgcattttgatctgagaaggatgcattgactatctctgcctttctgctctgAATTTTGAGGATTTTATGCTCTAGTACTGTCTGAGGCAGGTCTGTTCCTCAGTCATAGTAAGGGGAATATTCCTTTggtattttcctagcctcatctGCTATGAGATTGTTTGCCCCTTCTTCTGACCCCACTGATacaagatttttctggggaaatatttgaCAGTTCTTTCTATGTcaacaaagggagagagagagagcatttacctatcactccgccattttggctcccagaaattcaGATGGTTGACTTAAAGACATTTAGTCTGTCAACTGAAAGTCTCCAcacagctgctgcagatacctgggccTTCTTCTGCAGCTCTCACATGCTCAGCTCCACTtgattttcagcccaagatacTATCCCTCTGTGCTGCCTCTTCCTCAGACTACCCTTGGGGCTTTCCTGTTCAGATGTGCAGTGGCAGGGATGCTATGCTGTGCTCTGTATACTCCTCTACCCTCCTGGAATATATTCTTCCTattgatcttccagtctgtcccgGACTGTGAAACTGCCACAGTCTGCCTCCTATtgaattctgcacctccaaaatttggtcagattctgtttttagaggtatctgacagagtttgtctaagagcttaggtgagtagttgctctcattctgtcatcttggcttcacccctcaAATTCATAATTCAATTTAAGATTTGCCAAATTATTGGCACATATTTAATTTGATAAAAGTACAGTGCAATCTATATTGATGAAGTGCTTTTCCACAGCAAGAACTcctcacaaaggaaaaaaaaatcaatgttccTTCCTATAATTCTATATTCTTACAGAATGTTAGAAGACATCCTTATACAATATCTTGGAAGATGAAAGGAGGGAGTATtaaaatccaagaaaataaaCCAGAAATGAGAAGATAAAGTTGTAGTTTTATTATGAAAAGGGCACTGAACTTGCAGTTATAGAATCTAAGTTTGAAAgaaaattctacttctgacaaattgtatgatcttagaaaaatgatCTTTCTTCCTCATACTTTAAtcttctaatctgtaaaatgaggggataaaCCAGGGTAACTAGGAGACCAACTGTGTAGCATTTGTCATCAAATCCAATTTTCCCCCCAATTCTCATTATTTTTGATTTGTCAGTCATATTTGACATTATTGACAACACCATTCTcgatatattttctttcatcagttTCAATGACGTTCCACCCTAATGGTTCTCTTGGCACTATGGTCACCTATTCTCTGCCGTCTTTGCCGTTTCCAAGCTTCCATCTACCTCTTAAAAAGTGAGTGCTCTCAGTGTTGTGTTACTAACTCTCATAGATCTCTATGTGATTCTTCTAGTAATCAAAGAATCTAGCAGATGCAATAGATGTAGTGATGGGCcttgaatcaagaagatctgagttcaaatctagctgcaGCCACTTAGTAACTGTATGTCTCTGTGTAAGTTACTTTATTTATGTCTGTCTCATtatgcttatctgtaaaatggcgataATAATAACctatacctcccagggttgtttaaaggatcaaatgagataacaattttAAAGTATTATACATAACATTTTGTATATTACATGCATTATATAAATGATaaccattattatttttgctgtggTTGTTAAATCCACTGATACACTCTCCTGATTTCAATCATAATCTCTATTTGGATGATTTCTACATTTGTGTCTTCATTCCCAACTTCCCCTTAGAACTTCAGTAGGGAGTTCCCAATCACTTTCCATATATCGCTACATAGATACCCTACATAGATGTATCCTCAGATTGTGCCAACGTAATTTATCTTTAGCATCAAAAAGATATTTACCTAtaatttccccatttctgttAATGTCACCAGCAAGATACATTGATGTAATTTATCTTGAAcatcaaaaaattatttccctataATATCTCCATTTCTGTTAATGTCACCAACAAGATACACTGGTAATGTGATCCTGGACATATCATTTGTACTCTCAATCCTCTAGTATAGGCATAtgtttaaaactataaattgtgGAGAAATTGTGCATCTACACTGGTAAAAtgaattttctcatgtgtaaatcccctataataataaaatcacagaactaGTCCCTGTTCTATACTTTTTGTGACAGCACCATTTCCtactaaaaagaaacaaaaacaaacaaaaaaaacaggcCTGTAACCTGGGAGTCATCCTTTATTCTTTTGTCTCTCAGTCTCTATGCCCAAGctacattttattaattttcatctCTGGAACTGATCTTGTGTACACTCCCCCTGCATTATCCATTCCCACTGCAACCAACTTATTTTCAGTACTTATCTCACCTTTAGTTTTTACTTTTCACTGCTACCCAATTCATTTTCATAATGATCACTTTACTACCTTAACCAAAAATCTGTTGTGTCTCCCCAGTAACTAAAAGTAATAGTATAAACGTctaaatttttcatcttttacaGTCTATGCCCTCTTTAAGGTAATATTAATTTAGCTTTTCAGATTTATCATACATATAACTCTGCTTTTAATTTCTGTGTTCTTATAGGATCATTTGTTATCCTTTGTCCTATTTCTGTGTTTTTGCTAATGTTGTCTCCTATACTTAGAACTGACTTCATCATCTATTCATTGAAGCTACTGCTTGTATTTAGGGTGGCTAACTTAGGTATTAGTGCTTCAATGAAAATTTTCTCAATCATTCCATTCTCCTGCTCAAGTTAGAGGTGATCTCTTGGTTCTCAAGCACATATTTAACCCTTTGCCTTACTCATTCCATAGAGGACATCATACTCTGCTTTAGAACACAgataagtgtatgtgtgtatacatatacatatacacatacaactatatatatatatatatatatatatatatatatatatatatatatatatatatatgcacatttatacatatggatacacacacacacacacacacacacatatatataatctttTAACCTACATAAGGTTTTTTAGTTCCACCAATGTAGGTGCTTTaatgcatatataattatatgttcaGCATCTCATACAATGTTTAACACATAGAAGATAGTCAATAGGCTTGTACAATTAAATTCTTGAATTCTTTGGAGAGCTACAGATGTGGGGGTTATAAAGACACATTTGCGCACACAGGCTTGTTTGGTAGCAGCTTACCCTTTGCCTCTATCAATACAGGAAACTTATATGTAGGCAGCACCCTTTCTCTTTCTGGGCTTCTTATATAACCTCTGATTGCTCCATTTTGCCAATTAAGTAAATTTCACATTCCACTATTTAGCATTTGAGATTCTCCTTGGCATGACACCATCCTGCCTTATGAATTTTCTGACATATTCACTTTAaattccaaccaaactggacaATCTACTCTCTTCCAAACGTATTTTGTACTTTCATGTCTTAGAGACTTTTCTCAGGTGCTTCTGATACTTGAAATACTTTCTCTTCTGCTTTATAttcattaaaatgtaactgaaatGTCAATCTTGTTTTTAAGGTATTGTATTTATCATGTAATACTATATTATAGCTATCTATTTACATCTAATATTCTTTAGTAAAGCAATATAACCAGAACTTAGTAAAAGACTTTGTGCACACTgggcatttgataaatatttgttgtgcTTGCATTTCTTAAACAAGATGGAGATGTGTGATCTCATATCAGTAGAAGCTATCGTTACTGAATAACTATCAACATTGTGAGAAGAATACATTGTCGCCTTATCCATCTGAATACTAATATGTTTAGAGTGGAAGATATTTTATAGGAAAAGGAAGCTGTAGTTAAGTAATTTCTATTCTTCACTCATGAGATTAAAGGACAAGATAATGAAAGGAGGATAAACATCTCAGTGGTTAGTTTCAAATGAAGAATCCTCTCCTTACAGATGCAGCAAGTGGTGCACACACCAGGCTTCACACTGACCTGCATATACTAAGTGTGGGACACGAAAATAGACAGAACCCCACACATAGCCAGTGGGTCTACAATGTTTGACTTTAACTCTACTGGATTCATCAGTCCCAGTACATTCATTCTTCTGGGTATCCCTGGGCTAGAGGCTTTGCACATGTGGATCTCCATCCCCTTCTGCTCCATTTATGCTGTTGTCCTTTTGGGAAATGTGAGCATCCTCTTCATTATCAAGACAGATTCCTCTCTCCATGAACCTATGTTCTATTTCCTTTCCATGCTGGCTATCACTGACCTTATTCTGTCAACATCAACTATGCCTAAGATGCTTGGACTATTCTGGTTCAGTGACCATGAGATCAACTTCCATGCCTGCCTCATTCAGATGTTCTTCATTCATGCTTTCTCTGGAGTAGAGTCAGGGCTCCTGGTAGCCATGGCATTGGACCGATATGTAGCCATCTGTAACCCACTGAGACACACATGTATACTCACCAACCCTGTGGTGATCAGGGTGGGCATGGTAGCACTTTTACGGGGCTTAATACTCATgactccccaccccttcctgaTGAGGAAGTGGTCTTACTGCCGAACCAATGTTGTCCCACACACTTACTGTGAGCACATGCCTGTAGTGAAACTGGCTTGTGCTGATATCTCCATCAACAGCCTCTACAGCTTGGCTGTCATCATCCTGATTGTAGGCACAGATGTAACATGCATCTTTCTATCCTACATACAGATTATCCGAGCAGTCTTCAGCCTCCCCTCCAAAGAGGCACGCTTAAAAACTCTCAGCACCTGTGGCTCACATGTCTGTGTTATCCTTACTTTCTATATCCctgcccttttctctttcctcacccaTCGATTCAGTCCGCAGATCCCCCATCACACCCATATTCTCTTGGCCAATATGTACTTGCTGGTCCCCCCCATGTTTAATCCCATCATCTATGGGGTCAGGACCAAACAGATACGGGACCGAGTTTTGCTTCTGTTCAAAACTAAAACCACCCGAgaaatttgaacctgaaattgaCTAATAGTTTAACACCCATACCTACTGCTAACATATGAATATAAATTgtttatcaatcaacaaatatttattagatacATACGGTGGAGTAGGCATAATATTTGTTGTAATTTGTATTTGTAAATAAAAGGGATGAAGTAAtttctattctcaaggagtttatattctaacgtGACATTCTACAGGTACTacaatataaagtgaataaatataaatatgcaCAAAGTAGTTAAGTATAAGGTACTTTGAGAAGGACACTACTGCCCTTTGGGGACCATAAGAAGCTTGTGGTAGCAGATGGTAGTGAACTATGTTTTAAAGGAAGAGTAGTATGCTGACGATTTATACATGTGGAATACTCAAagtaaagacacagagatggtgATGAAGCAGATAACGAAAGTAGTTAGTAGCTCCCAAAAGGACTGAGTAAGTTTGGACACTCAAGGACTGGATTGTTTCTTCTGGAGATAGTTCAGGTCCCAACCGTGTCTCTGCTCATGTGGATTCAATAATGCAGTGTTAAAAAGAATGTTGATAGACAGAAGCTTGTCCAGGTGACAACAATCAAAATTCCGAGAATACCATGTCATCAATGAAAGTAGTATTTAGCCAAGAGAACAGGAGAACTGCGAACATATTTTATGATAAGGAATTGAAGATATTTAAAAGTCAATGGGAGTTTATCACAACAGATGTTACTTCATaaactgcatttatttttatCACGGGAAAACGTTATAGAAACAGTtaatgaagattcagcaaaacattttaaaatctttcatgtCCCCCTTATGAATTATATGGAAAGTTATAGACTAGATAATAGAACATTTTGGCAGATTTGGAAGGGGTTGAATGATTGGATTCAAAGAATAACCATTAATAAGTAAAATAACTTTCTAGTGGAGGGGCCTTAACATCAGAGCTTGATCTTATAAATTTGATCTTATACTGTTCACATTTTAAACAATGTTTTGCATAAAGCATAGATagcatatttttcatatttgaaaatgGTTGGAAGGATGCCATGGATAAATAATATATTACATGGCAGGGTCAGGATCTAAAAATATCTTGGCATAGAATAATGAACTGAAGGGTTTAAGGTAGTATATATTATGGAAAAATATGAGGATCTAACACTGGGTTAAAAATCAGTGGAGACATATCTAGACAATGGGCAGTTtggtggtgtagtggagagagtaacagccctagagtcaggaagagttatctttcatcatttcaaatctgacctcagtcatttactagctttgtgacccaggggacgccacttaatcctgtttgcttttgctcatctgtaaaatgaagttgcagaaggaaatagccaaccatttaagtatctttgccaagaaaactacaaatataGTCATGAAGTAATATATGAAGTAGTCATGAAATGTAGTCATACATGGCTGAAAAATCGCTGATGATCAACAACAAATGTCTACACAATAATTTATGTGAAAAAGACCTGGGGGTTTTCAATCTGATTCAACAGTGCTACATGGCAGCCAAAAGATCCAATGCTGTTTTGAACTGCATTACAAACACAGCATTCAGAGGGAGGAAGTTCCTTTATGCTCTATGCTGATAACATTCCATATGTAGAATTATATTTGCTTCTGAGCactttataagaaaaaaacattaacaaGTGAAAGCATATGCAGAAGTGAGCAAGCAATACGATGAGAGGTCTGAAGAGCTTGCCATATGAGGACTGATAGCTCAAGTTGAGCTTGGAATCCTATAAAATATCCAGAGCTTTTTGCTATCTAACCATACCTCTCGCATCTTGTACTTAAGGAGTATATGTTTTTGAAACCAAGAGTAATACTTTCACATTTATtccaatgtaatttttatttatttatttatttattttttaatttttattttttttatttaacttttaacatttattttcacaaaattttgggttacaaattttctccccttttatcccctccccccccaaacccaagcattctaattacccctgtgaccaatctgctctctcctctatccttcctccctgtccttgtctccgtcttctcttttgtcctgtagggccagatagctttcttgaccccttaacctgtatttcttacttcccagtggtaagaacattacatttggtcctaacactttgagttccaacttctttagctccctccctccccaccccttccctttggaaggcaagcaattcaatataggccaaatctgtgtagttttgcaaatgatttccatactagttgtgttgtataggactaattatatttccctccatcctatcctgacccccattacttctattctcttatgatcctttccctccccatgagtgtcgacctcggattgcattctcctccccatgccctcccctccatcctcccccccaccctgctggtgcccctgtcccccactctcctgtattatgagataggttttcctatcaaaatgagtgtgcattttattctttcctttagtggaatgtgatgagagtagacctcatgtttttctcttgcctcctatCCCAATGTAATTTGATCTTATTAAATTTAGTTAACTATTTGATCaactcatattttttttggatacTCACTCTTATTGATTGCATTATCTCTCTCTCCCAGCTTAGTGTCATCAGTAAATTTGACAGATgtcatctttgtttttattcaatTTAGTGTCAAAAATCTTAATGAaagtaaacaatttttaatatgtgCCCCAAACAGACACTGGCAACAACTCACCACTGTTGGTTTGGAGATAGAATCAACATTGTGCTTCAGGACCTGCCATCAATAACCAttgcagagaagggaaaaaatggaatgaaaaaggCAGAGTAATTTTTGGATTAACTCCATCTACTTTCAGAGGaaagtttttgttcttgtttttgtttttatgataGTGTCAAGAAACTATTAACATTTTGGCCACCATTCTGAAAAACTCAGAACAATCAACCAATagctagaagaaagagaaatgtttGCATATTGAGACAGTAGAAATCCTTTCACAGGACAGCAAATAATGTCAGAAGGGGTTGAGCTAAATCAACTAGAACAAAACAGAGATGTAACTTGGAATTCCAACCTATGGGACAAATGTTACTGAGCATTGTATAAAAGAATATACATGATTAAAAGCTACTAAGTGGGGTGGTGAGGTGACACAGTAGCACtgggttagaatcaggaggaaccatcttcatgagttcaaatctggcctcagatacttactaactatgtgattcttggcaaatcacttagtcttgtttgcctcagtttttcatctgtaaaatgaactggagaaagaaatggcaacctattccattatctttttccaagaaatgggttcacaaagagttagaaGTAACTGGAGTGGCTTCACAGCAGGAGACAGAGAGGTTATAAGCATCAAAGAGGTTGAAATACTTAGAGACAAGAATATTAAAATAGAGACATAGTGAACCAGGTACTGAATTTATTGGAGTTAGAGGAAAGAGTGATCTGGACAACCCCAAGTGACAAGAAGATGACTCTGAAAAAGATGGGATCAATTTGGTAGAAGTGGTTTCTGAATGAGGGAGGTGTTAGGGTGCTAAGAGGATCTGAAAGAGGCAGTGAGAACAAGAAGTATTCAATTCTTCTTCCTGGccctttcagtcagaagatacaaaAGCAGAAGACAGCCTTGTAAAGAAAATCAAGAGATATGGTGTTTCCAAGGGAAAACTAAATTTCACTGAGTtctacaagaaagaaagaatgtgagAAGAGACTTAGAATGAAGGGCAGATTGTTAACAATAGCAGAGGGTTATAGATGAAAAGGGAAGTCAAAGAAGGACAAGACCTGGAAGGGGCACAAACAAGGTTGCCATGGAAGGGGAAATTCTGTGCTGGAGATCGTCAAATCAAGTGACTTGACAGCCTATTGGACTTAAAGATCTGACATTCTATAACAGAGAAGGCCTGCACACTCTAGGCACATGAGTCAAAGAAAGAGTGCTCTTCTGAATATTGGTACTTAaaacacaaataaacaaacaaagaaaaaacacccAACTCACTCTATCTAGTTCTAGCTCTGATGTGAAGTCTGAATTCAACAAGAAAACAAACGTATACACTCTCAAGATTAAGGTTGATTACTCAGTTCAACACATCCTTTCAGAGTTAAGTGTTTGGAAttcttaaatgccaaacaagtgaatatgaatataaattcacatacatgtgtatatatatatttacatatatacgcatatatatacatgcacaaaaacacatatgtgtatgtgtatatgtatttatatgcaccTTATGAAATAAAGGAGGGACATATCCCTGAACTGGTAACAGAAAATACATTTCTTTGTATATACacttgtatataatataatataatatatatgtaacatataataacattaatgtatatatgcacttacgaaaaaaaagtaggaaaatatTCCTGCATAGAAACTGAAATCcacatgagtgtgtgtatgtagtcATCTggttggtgtttaataaaggttatgtgtgtatctatgtatgcataaatacctacatatatattttaatatgtggtttatatgtatgtgtattaccTTTAAGTGCCAAGTGGATGactttatgcatacatatatgtacatatacatgtttataaataTAGATGCATTTATAACTCTTAACTgccagatatacacacacatatatatacacatctgtacATACCcaaagataatatatatatacatatatatatatacatgtgtatatatatatgtacatatatagacacaatcacacatatattttcagtttccaaggcagggacattttcccagttttGTTTCATAATCTGCAGCTGCTTGATATTTAAGGCAACATAAAAGCTCAGGGGTAGGGCCTTATGGAAAAAAAGTAgggaaaattttgtaaaaaatattttggattaTGAGCATTGACTCTTTCTGGTGTCGTTTATGTAGGAATGTCTATGTCAGGAAGCCTGATTTTGCATCTTTAATTAGGAATGCTTTCCTATATCTTCACATctgccctctctcttcccttcagcCTCACTCAGGTATGACTAGTGAGGAGAATGTCATAGATGTATGGGAAAGGGAGAATTATTGTCCTTTTGAGAGAAGACAAACAGTGCATgtttaaaatttcaataaaatctCATGAAGCAATTATGTGTGTGTTGCTCACCTAGTACATTAGTGAATTCATTGAGGATCACATGCCTGTAACTGATTCAAGTCAGTCCTGGGTATCTACACACAGTATGCCCACAAGATACATTGATGACTGACTGATAAAGAAGGGAAATCTACTCA
Proteins encoded:
- the LOC140503172 gene encoding olfactory receptor 52E4-like, with product MFDFNSTGFISPSTFILLGIPGLEALHMWISIPFCSIYAVVLLGNVSILFIIKTDSSLHEPMFYFLSMLAITDLILSTSTMPKMLGLFWFSDHEINFHACLIQMFFIHAFSGVESGLLVAMALDRYVAICNPLRHTCILTNPVVIRVGMVALLRGLILMTPHPFLMRKWSYCRTNVVPHTYCEHMPVVKLACADISINSLYSLAVIILIVGTDVTCIFLSYIQIIRAVFSLPSKEARLKTLSTCGSHVCVILTFYIPALFSFLTHRFSPQIPHHTHILLANMYLLVPPMFNPIIYGVRTKQIRDRVLLLFKTKTTREI